The following coding sequences are from one Cenarchaeum symbiosum A window:
- a CDS encoding GTPase (COG1100) encodes MGTAGAGKSLLTSRIGEYYARNGAFAAALNLDPGAEELPYACEIDVRDYVDISTIMKQYELGPNGALVMASDLIASKIGEIRRRVEEVNPDYLLVDTPGQIELFAYRTSGPFIAGNLSQEERMSVFLYDGALISSPVNFVSVSMLAASIRLRLDLPSVSVLTKSDLVGDRLGEIMNWSSDPDSLAEAISREADGETYSLATSMLRGLDFGGMVGGLVPISNTTGDGLDVLGGELSRAINLGEEVED; translated from the coding sequence GTGGGAACCGCGGGTGCCGGCAAGTCCCTCCTCACGTCGAGGATAGGCGAGTATTACGCCAGGAACGGCGCCTTTGCGGCCGCCCTCAACCTTGACCCGGGGGCAGAGGAGCTGCCGTACGCGTGCGAGATCGACGTGCGGGACTATGTGGACATATCGACGATAATGAAACAGTACGAGCTCGGCCCCAACGGGGCGCTTGTCATGGCAAGCGATCTTATCGCCTCAAAGATAGGCGAGATCAGGCGCCGCGTCGAGGAGGTCAACCCGGACTATCTGCTTGTGGACACCCCGGGCCAGATAGAGCTGTTCGCGTACAGGACCAGCGGCCCCTTCATAGCCGGGAACCTGTCCCAGGAGGAGAGGATGAGCGTATTCCTGTACGACGGGGCGCTGATCAGCTCGCCGGTCAACTTTGTATCCGTATCCATGCTTGCCGCATCGATAAGGCTCAGGCTGGACCTGCCATCTGTAAGCGTGCTTACAAAGTCGGACCTTGTGGGGGACAGGCTCGGCGAGATCATGAACTGGTCGTCGGATCCGGATTCGCTTGCAGAGGCGATATCCCGCGAGGCCGACGGCGAGACTTATTCCCTTGCAACCTCCATGCTCCGCGGGCTCGACTTTGGCGGCATGGTCGGCGGCCTTGTGCCCATATCCAATACGACAGGCGATGGGCTCGACGTGCTCGGCGGCGAGCTTAGCAGGGCGATAAACCTCGGCGAGGAGGTCGAGGACTGA
- a CDS encoding short-chain alcohol dehydrogenase (related to ketoacyl reductase~COG0300), which translates to MIITGASSGIGEAAAGEFAGKGASVVLVARNKDKLYRAEQSMQVSGDRTLAVQCDVSKKKEVAEMARLVEEKFGTPDILVNNAGFAVYGRVRDLSIEDIEAQMATNYTGMVYCTKAFLSGMLDRGSGHIVNVASAAASFGLPGIAAYSASKFAMLGFSEGLGHELVGTGVGITVVSPIGVKTSFFDGPSFSKMRGRPPLSLSPKTVARAIVGAASSRRREIMVPFATRGAVWAKHTIPYVVNPAVGSIFRRALRD; encoded by the coding sequence GTGATAATCACCGGCGCATCCAGCGGAATAGGCGAGGCTGCCGCAGGCGAGTTTGCCGGCAAGGGGGCCTCTGTAGTGCTGGTGGCTAGAAACAAGGATAAGCTGTACAGGGCCGAACAGTCCATGCAGGTAAGCGGAGACAGGACGCTTGCAGTACAATGCGACGTCTCGAAGAAGAAAGAGGTTGCAGAGATGGCCCGCCTGGTAGAGGAGAAATTCGGCACGCCGGATATACTGGTGAATAACGCGGGCTTTGCCGTCTACGGGCGGGTCCGGGATCTTTCCATCGAGGATATCGAGGCCCAGATGGCTACAAACTATACGGGCATGGTATACTGTACAAAGGCCTTTCTCTCCGGCATGCTGGACCGCGGCTCGGGCCATATCGTCAACGTGGCATCTGCTGCTGCAAGCTTTGGTCTGCCGGGGATAGCCGCGTACAGCGCGTCAAAGTTTGCAATGCTAGGCTTCTCCGAGGGTCTTGGGCACGAGCTTGTGGGAACAGGCGTGGGCATAACGGTAGTCAGCCCGATAGGTGTCAAGACATCGTTCTTTGACGGCCCGTCGTTCTCTAAAATGCGCGGCCGGCCGCCACTCTCACTGAGCCCTAAAACAGTCGCTCGGGCGATAGTCGGGGCGGCATCGTCGCGCAGGCGCGAGATCATGGTGCCGTTTGCAACAAGGGGCGCGGTGTGGGCAAAGCATACAATCCCGTATGTGGTAAACCCGGCAGTCGGCTCTATCTTCCGCAGGGCGCTGCGGGACTAG
- a CDS encoding thiamine biosynthesis protein, producing the protein MEKKFYVVAFPSVFARRNVPLLMRNIRKALKAAGMGRAPVGRDGPVITIEAAEPVMASSAVAQLFGIERVIIARQVKNDFDVAATVIAEVGASLLLKGDRFLVKVEGEARGFLPRDLEMAATSAIIGRSAERGAGPGTEEDHNRQVYAFLTKAHAYVSIFSDKGLGGAPHGVHKRTVLCPVFDELSAVSCMAALRQGFDVRMIMCYSKESELAWLAKIANRIIPRTAEEEVELAFYKLGPRRRGRGYPGYLRTVMNLAGRAAAAAGITHVSLPASPLIIPAEEIDGILGDLDSAGIAAYMPLGGLEEMEGNAREIGIEGLAGRIGALAWAGPRGSTYDKARIDSLVDAALAGAKSVCVMIGPNNVHDILDGLEGE; encoded by the coding sequence ATGGAGAAAAAGTTCTACGTGGTGGCCTTTCCGTCGGTCTTTGCACGGAGAAACGTGCCGCTGCTGATGCGCAACATACGAAAGGCGCTAAAGGCGGCAGGCATGGGCCGCGCCCCGGTGGGCAGGGACGGCCCGGTGATAACCATAGAGGCCGCAGAGCCGGTCATGGCATCATCTGCTGTGGCGCAGCTGTTCGGGATAGAGAGGGTGATAATAGCAAGGCAGGTGAAAAATGACTTTGATGTTGCAGCTACAGTGATCGCCGAGGTGGGCGCGAGCCTGCTGCTAAAAGGGGACCGCTTTTTGGTAAAGGTAGAAGGCGAGGCCCGCGGCTTTCTGCCCCGGGACCTGGAGATGGCCGCGACATCGGCGATAATAGGCAGGTCCGCCGAGCGGGGGGCCGGCCCCGGCACCGAAGAGGACCACAACAGGCAGGTCTATGCCTTTCTGACCAAGGCACACGCGTACGTCTCGATATTCTCCGACAAAGGGCTCGGAGGGGCCCCGCACGGGGTGCACAAAAGGACGGTCCTCTGCCCGGTCTTTGACGAGCTCTCGGCGGTATCTTGCATGGCTGCCCTCAGGCAGGGCTTTGACGTGAGGATGATAATGTGTTATTCAAAGGAATCGGAGCTTGCCTGGCTTGCAAAGATTGCAAACCGGATAATCCCCAGGACGGCAGAAGAAGAGGTGGAGCTTGCCTTTTACAAGCTGGGCCCGCGGCGCCGGGGCAGGGGTTATCCGGGGTATCTTCGCACCGTGATGAATCTTGCGGGCAGGGCCGCGGCAGCGGCGGGGATCACCCACGTCTCGCTGCCCGCATCGCCGCTGATCATTCCCGCGGAAGAGATAGACGGGATCCTCGGCGACCTGGACAGTGCGGGCATTGCCGCGTACATGCCGCTTGGCGGCCTCGAAGAAATGGAGGGAAACGCGCGTGAGATCGGGATCGAGGGGCTGGCGGGCAGGATCGGCGCGCTGGCCTGGGCGGGCCCGAGGGGCTCCACATATGACAAGGCAAGAATCGACTCCCTTGTCGACGCGGCGCTTGCCGGCGCAAAAAGCGTCTGCGTGATGATCGGCCCGAACAACGTCCACGACATACTAGACGGCCTGGAGGGGGAGTAG
- a CDS encoding 3'-phosphoadenosine 5'-phosphosulfate sulfotransferase (PAPS reductase)/FAD synthetase (COG0175): MKRGNPCPAPALAIVIKENRGTGSLKFTQSEVDGLNSRIDTAAGALEWASENLHPRVAKASSFGAEDAAVMDMMAGINPGFRFFTLDTGRLPEATYDAMEAARKRYGIKLEVLFPDAAEVEEMVNKSGPNLFYESVENRKLCCDIRKVRPTNKYLAGLDGWITGLRRDQTRNRGGARMFEIDGGHGGILKINPIIEWTWEQIWAYIKEHDVPYNRLLDEGYASIGCEPCTRAIKPGEDLRAGRWWWESNSQKECGLHVRQK, from the coding sequence GTGAAAAGGGGGAATCCATGCCCGGCTCCCGCCCTCGCAATCGTTATAAAAGAAAACCGCGGAACAGGCTCGTTGAAGTTCACACAGTCCGAGGTTGACGGGCTCAACTCCCGGATAGATACGGCTGCAGGCGCCCTCGAGTGGGCGTCAGAGAACCTCCACCCGCGCGTCGCCAAGGCGTCGAGCTTTGGCGCCGAGGATGCCGCCGTAATGGACATGATGGCCGGGATAAACCCGGGCTTCCGGTTCTTTACGCTTGATACGGGGCGGCTTCCCGAGGCCACCTATGATGCGATGGAGGCGGCAAGGAAGAGGTACGGGATCAAACTGGAGGTGCTCTTCCCCGATGCTGCAGAAGTCGAAGAGATGGTCAACAAGTCGGGCCCAAACCTGTTCTATGAGAGCGTCGAGAACAGGAAGCTCTGCTGTGACATACGCAAGGTGCGGCCGACCAACAAGTACCTGGCCGGCCTCGACGGCTGGATCACGGGCCTGCGCAGGGACCAGACAAGAAACCGCGGCGGAGCCAGGATGTTCGAGATCGACGGGGGGCACGGCGGAATACTCAAGATAAACCCGATCATAGAGTGGACGTGGGAGCAAATATGGGCGTACATCAAAGAGCACGACGTGCCGTATAACAGGCTGCTCGACGAGGGCTACGCCAGCATAGGGTGCGAGCCGTGCACCCGCGCCATCAAGCCCGGCGAGGACCTCCGCGCGGGCAGGTGGTGGTGGGAGAGCAACTCACAAAAGGAGTGCGGGCTGCACGTGAGGCAGAAATGA
- a CDS encoding ATP sulfurylase (sulfate adenylyltransferase) (COG2046), which translates to MSEGNIEPHGGRLISRLYSGDASGMEKAAISQELASDVENIADGIFSPLEGFLGRNDFEAVLEKGRLADGTAWTIPIVFDADAAEAARIKAAGDVLLEDPSGSKVAVLHAEEEYPFDKKAAAARVYGTDDAAHPGVSRMLSMKERLVGGRIDLVDRPEKTEIRRLRMSPVETRHAFAESGWKTTVAFQTRNPPHVAHEMLQKTSITTRDGVFVNPIVGRKKPGDFADEVIVKCYEEMIKHYYPENRCRLGTLHTEMRYAGPREAIHHGIMRQNYGCTHIIIGRDHAGVGKYYDPFAAHRIFDDYPDLGITPIFFPAFFYCRKCLTYTNPKACPHGEGEREQISGTALRDLIRAGKAPSEYILRPEVARIILEHPRPFID; encoded by the coding sequence ATGAGCGAAGGTAACATAGAGCCCCACGGCGGGAGGCTAATCAGCAGGCTGTACAGCGGGGACGCCTCCGGCATGGAGAAGGCGGCAATATCGCAGGAGCTTGCAAGCGATGTCGAGAATATCGCAGACGGCATATTCAGCCCGCTCGAGGGCTTCTTGGGCAGAAACGACTTTGAGGCGGTACTGGAAAAGGGCAGGCTCGCAGACGGTACCGCGTGGACCATTCCCATAGTGTTTGATGCAGATGCTGCAGAGGCCGCAAGGATCAAGGCGGCAGGCGATGTGCTGCTCGAGGACCCCTCTGGATCAAAGGTGGCCGTCCTGCACGCAGAAGAAGAGTATCCATTTGACAAAAAGGCGGCAGCCGCGCGCGTCTACGGGACTGATGATGCGGCCCACCCCGGCGTATCGAGGATGCTGTCCATGAAGGAGCGGCTGGTGGGCGGCAGGATAGATCTTGTGGACAGGCCTGAAAAGACAGAGATCCGCAGGCTACGGATGAGCCCTGTAGAGACCCGGCATGCCTTTGCCGAGTCCGGCTGGAAGACGACAGTCGCATTCCAGACGAGAAACCCCCCCCATGTAGCGCATGAAATGCTCCAAAAGACGTCGATTACAACCAGGGACGGGGTGTTTGTCAACCCGATAGTCGGCAGAAAAAAGCCGGGCGACTTTGCAGACGAGGTGATAGTCAAGTGCTATGAAGAGATGATCAAGCACTATTACCCGGAGAACCGCTGCAGGCTGGGCACTTTGCACACGGAGATGCGCTATGCGGGCCCGAGGGAGGCCATCCACCACGGGATAATGCGGCAGAACTACGGCTGCACCCACATAATAATCGGCAGGGACCACGCCGGCGTGGGCAAGTACTATGATCCATTTGCGGCCCACCGGATATTCGACGACTATCCGGACCTTGGGATCACCCCGATCTTCTTTCCGGCTTTCTTTTACTGCAGAAAGTGCCTCACGTATACGAATCCCAAGGCGTGCCCCCATGGAGAGGGCGAGCGCGAGCAGATCAGCGGGACGGCCCTGCGGGATCTCATACGGGCAGGCAAGGCGCCAAGCGAGTACATCCTGAGGCCCGAGGTGGCCCGCATCATACTGGAGCACCCGCGGCCGTTCATAGACTAG
- a CDS encoding EndoIII-related endonuclease (COG0177): protein MKRILDGMMATMQRVKPPRMTALRDLHDAHTGPFSILIGTILSARTRDESTTKVVKELFARYKTPRELARARHRDVERIVKPIGFYRVKSRRIMEVARIIDTKYGGRVPDDLETLVGLPGVGRKTANCVLVYAFEKPAIPVDIHVHRISNRLGLVDTRTPEETEAALTKKVPKRHWLHVNDIFVMYGQNICKPVSPMCEVCGIRSLCKYYANSASLSKRESRRPAQPRQRRKTERKTAGSARGPRKGTRRSGRPSSRRAGPSSPAARKKSRTRSQSP, encoded by the coding sequence GTGAAGAGGATACTCGACGGCATGATGGCCACCATGCAGAGGGTCAAGCCGCCAAGGATGACCGCCCTGCGGGATCTTCACGACGCGCACACGGGGCCGTTTAGCATACTGATCGGCACGATACTCTCCGCCAGAACCAGGGACGAGAGCACGACAAAGGTGGTCAAGGAGCTCTTTGCAAGATACAAGACGCCCCGCGAGCTTGCCCGCGCGCGGCACCGGGATGTGGAGAGGATAGTCAAGCCGATAGGCTTCTACCGGGTCAAGTCAAGAAGGATAATGGAGGTGGCCCGGATAATAGATACAAAATACGGCGGGAGGGTGCCCGACGACCTCGAGACGCTCGTCGGCCTGCCGGGCGTGGGGAGAAAGACCGCCAACTGCGTCCTAGTATACGCGTTTGAAAAGCCCGCCATACCCGTGGACATACACGTGCACCGCATATCGAACAGGCTGGGGCTCGTCGACACACGCACCCCGGAAGAGACCGAGGCTGCCCTCACCAAAAAGGTGCCGAAAAGGCACTGGCTGCACGTAAACGACATCTTTGTCATGTACGGCCAGAACATATGCAAGCCGGTCTCGCCCATGTGCGAGGTCTGCGGGATAAGGAGCCTCTGCAAGTATTATGCTAATTCCGCTTCTTTGTCAAAAAGAGAATCCCGACGACCAGCCCAACCGCGGCAGAGACGTAAAACGGAAAGAAAGACAGCGGGTTCTGCCCGGGGTCCCCGGAAAGGAACTCGGCGGTCAGGACGCCCGAGTTCACGCCGGGCGGGTCCGTCGAGCCCTGCAGCCCGTAAAAAGAGTAGGACCCGATCGCAAAGTCCTTGA
- a CDS encoding conserved hypothetical protein (COG1679) — protein MHAVQVLYLLCPPGPVELTAEEEAALAGEEGEALQTAYRILLATGEATDAERLVPVEWAHVSGVNYNTIGDTGEEFLAELSRSARVRTKTTLNPMGYDSESPGGHGVTAEFARRQESIKESYARLGVEPSFSCIPYEIYELPPEGTRVAFAESNAAIYANSVAGLNTNKESAFSALASALTGKTTYAGPPPGPDAAVHMGIKDPDEVAFGLMGFFAGKLADGAVAISGAGSPDTRCTKSLCAGLGTSGTCSRYELGEGQGLERVDFGREEMQSVHDELSTAEGGDVITLASPQLGLGELGELSAMLAGRRFGKMCMVFCPRAAQNKARRLGYAATIERAGCEILSDCCTCLTPLISRDDVDSVITNSVKGAYYLKNSNRVGVDLRPLSEIIKQETERG, from the coding sequence GTGCACGCCGTACAAGTATTATACCTGCTGTGCCCGCCCGGGCCCGTGGAACTGACGGCAGAAGAAGAGGCCGCTCTGGCGGGGGAGGAAGGCGAGGCCCTCCAGACCGCCTACCGGATACTGCTGGCAACGGGCGAGGCCACCGACGCCGAGCGGCTCGTCCCCGTCGAGTGGGCCCACGTATCTGGCGTCAACTACAACACGATAGGAGACACCGGCGAGGAGTTTCTCGCCGAGCTGAGCCGCAGCGCCCGGGTCAGGACAAAGACCACCCTCAACCCCATGGGGTACGACTCTGAATCGCCTGGCGGCCACGGCGTTACAGCAGAGTTTGCACGGAGGCAGGAATCCATAAAAGAATCGTACGCGCGGCTGGGCGTCGAGCCGTCCTTTTCATGCATACCCTATGAGATATACGAGCTGCCCCCGGAGGGCACCCGGGTGGCCTTTGCGGAGAGCAATGCGGCGATATACGCCAATTCGGTGGCGGGCCTGAACACCAACAAGGAGAGCGCGTTTAGCGCCCTTGCCAGCGCCCTTACCGGCAAGACCACGTACGCGGGGCCCCCTCCGGGGCCGGACGCGGCCGTCCACATGGGAATAAAAGATCCCGACGAGGTCGCATTTGGCCTGATGGGGTTCTTTGCGGGCAAGCTGGCAGACGGGGCCGTCGCCATATCGGGCGCGGGCAGCCCCGACACCCGGTGCACAAAGTCGCTCTGCGCGGGGCTGGGCACGTCCGGGACGTGCTCGCGGTACGAGCTGGGGGAGGGCCAGGGGCTCGAGAGGGTGGACTTTGGAAGAGAAGAGATGCAGTCCGTGCACGACGAGCTTAGCACCGCCGAGGGCGGCGACGTCATAACTCTTGCAAGCCCGCAGCTGGGGCTCGGCGAGCTTGGCGAGCTGTCCGCCATGCTGGCAGGCAGGCGCTTTGGAAAAATGTGCATGGTGTTCTGCCCGCGCGCCGCACAGAACAAGGCCCGGAGGCTCGGCTATGCGGCAACGATAGAGCGCGCGGGCTGCGAGATACTCTCTGACTGCTGCACCTGCCTTACGCCGCTGATCAGCAGGGACGATGTGGACTCTGTGATAACCAACAGCGTCAAGGGCGCATACTATCTAAAGAACTCCAACAGGGTGGGCGTCGACCTGCGGCCATTGTCCGAGATAATAAAACAGGAGACCGAGCGGGGCTGA
- a CDS encoding conserved hypothetical protein (COG1786) gives MPINFLGAVDKKTGEVTDSGHDLHGRSFKGKILVFPHGVGSSVGAYTIYSLASHGSAPAGMVCKKADLTVASGCALANIPLYVADDTEYDSLADGEQLRLPA, from the coding sequence ATGCCGATAAACTTTCTTGGAGCAGTGGATAAAAAGACGGGCGAGGTCACCGACAGCGGCCACGACCTGCACGGCAGATCCTTCAAGGGAAAGATACTGGTATTTCCCCACGGGGTCGGGAGCAGCGTCGGGGCATATACGATATACTCGCTTGCATCCCACGGCTCGGCGCCAGCCGGCATGGTGTGCAAAAAGGCGGACCTTACAGTCGCGTCGGGGTGCGCGCTTGCAAACATACCGCTGTACGTGGCGGATGACACAGAGTACGATTCTCTTGCAGACGGGGAACAGCTCCGGCTGCCCGCCTAG
- a CDS encoding glutamine phosphoribosylpyrophosphate amidotransferase (COG0034): MYSLAGTNVIPMAIDALRALQHRGQEAWGLAVPGMPPLKKLGLVSQSASEFKKIAEKYSSKCAIGHVRYSTVGKSSLENAQPLKVADLCIAHNGTIANADELAGMVGGCTFTPQNSSDTMIAASRLVSLISEKGRMGEALAVLKDEMAGSYCFTFMSDDGSVHAARDPKGFRPMVLGHKEADNLYMVASESAALSAVGAKLERDVRPGELIKFGPDGMESEMFAKEKERAHCSFEFTYFAHPSSKMEGSNVYIARKQIGRFLAKKFPIKDADLVIPVPDSARPAALGYAQELGIPFDEGLLKDRYSKKGPLRSFIEPHQSDRVEINRWIIPIREIIEGMHVVVIDDSLVRGTSSRAIIKALKRAGARKISMLITYPPIRFPCYAGIDFPSREELAAFDDGKGLSDEAVIAKVRSDIGADFLGYNDAENLAAAVGIPADSMCFSCVSGDYSSLGITPEFGAGARQKKL, encoded by the coding sequence ATGTACAGCCTCGCGGGCACAAACGTGATCCCCATGGCGATAGACGCGCTGCGGGCCCTGCAGCATAGGGGCCAGGAGGCATGGGGGCTGGCAGTCCCGGGAATGCCCCCGCTCAAAAAACTCGGCCTGGTCTCGCAGTCCGCATCGGAGTTCAAAAAAATAGCCGAAAAGTACTCGTCCAAATGCGCGATAGGGCACGTCAGATACTCGACGGTCGGCAAAAGCAGCCTCGAGAACGCGCAGCCCCTCAAGGTGGCGGATCTCTGCATAGCCCACAACGGGACCATAGCCAACGCCGACGAGCTCGCCGGCATGGTGGGCGGCTGCACCTTTACGCCGCAGAATTCCAGCGATACGATGATAGCGGCCAGCAGACTCGTCTCTTTAATATCCGAAAAGGGCCGCATGGGCGAGGCGCTCGCCGTGCTCAAGGATGAAATGGCGGGCTCGTACTGCTTTACGTTCATGTCCGACGACGGATCCGTGCATGCTGCAAGGGACCCCAAGGGGTTCCGCCCGATGGTGCTCGGGCACAAGGAGGCGGACAACCTGTACATGGTGGCGTCCGAATCCGCGGCACTCTCCGCTGTTGGCGCCAAGCTCGAGCGCGACGTCCGCCCCGGCGAGCTCATAAAGTTCGGCCCCGATGGAATGGAGAGCGAGATGTTCGCAAAAGAAAAGGAGCGCGCACACTGCTCGTTTGAGTTTACCTACTTTGCACACCCGTCAAGCAAGATGGAGGGCTCCAACGTGTACATCGCCAGAAAGCAGATAGGCCGGTTCCTTGCCAAAAAGTTCCCCATAAAAGACGCGGACCTGGTGATACCGGTGCCCGATTCTGCGCGCCCTGCCGCCCTTGGGTACGCGCAGGAGCTCGGCATACCGTTTGACGAGGGGCTGCTAAAAGACAGGTACAGCAAAAAGGGCCCGCTGCGGAGCTTTATCGAGCCGCACCAGAGCGACAGGGTGGAGATCAACAGGTGGATAATACCCATACGGGAGATAATAGAGGGCATGCACGTGGTGGTTATCGACGACAGCCTTGTGCGCGGGACAAGCTCCCGGGCCATAATCAAGGCGCTAAAGCGGGCGGGGGCCCGCAAGATAAGCATGCTGATCACCTATCCGCCCATCCGCTTCCCCTGCTATGCAGGGATAGACTTTCCGTCAAGGGAGGAGCTTGCCGCGTTTGACGACGGCAAGGGCCTCTCCGACGAGGCCGTAATAGCAAAGGTCCGCTCCGACATAGGCGCCGACTTTCTCGGGTACAACGACGCAGAAAACCTGGCTGCAGCAGTGGGCATACCGGCGGATTCCATGTGCTTTTCGTGCGTATCTGGCGACTACTCGTCCCTTGGGATCACGCCCGAGTTCGGGGCGGGGGCCCGCCAAAAAAAATTATAA